The Cylindrospermum stagnale PCC 7417 genome segment CAAATAGGATTGCCATAACACATCTTACATTTAACTAATAACTAATCATTCATGACTAATCTTAACCTCATCTCAGAATATAAATCCTTTGGTGGCCAAGTTGGCTTTTACTCTCATCCCTCCTCAACCTGCAACGGTGAAATGTGCTTTGCTGTTTATCAACCACCGCAAGCAACACAAAAACCTGTGCCGGTTCTTTATTTCCTCTCCGGGTTAACTTGTACAGAAGAGAATTTTATGGTCAAAGCGGGGGCGCAACGCTACGCGGCAGAGTATGGTTTAATGTTGGTTACACCGGATACTAGCCCCCGGAATACAGGTATTGTAGGTGAGGATGACGAGTGGGATTTCGGTACGGGTGCGGGCTTTTATGTTGATGCTACAACGGCAAAATGGCGATCGCATTATCAAATGTATAGCTATGTCGTCCAAGAATTACCCGCCTTAATCAACGCACATTTCCCCACTCAACCTGATAAACAAGGCATTTTTGGTCATTCAATGGGAGGACATGGGGCGTTAGTCTGTGCATTGAGAAACCCGCAGCTATATAAATCAGTTTCCGCCTTTGCACCTATCACTGCACCCATGCGCTGTCCTTGGGGGCAAAAAGCCTTCAGCCGTTATCTAGGAAGCAATCAAGAAACTTGGCTGGCTTATGATGCTAGTGAATTAATCAAGCAAGTGAGATATCATAGTTCCATTCTCATTGATCAAGGAACTGCCGATAAATTTCTAACTGAGCAATTATTACCAGAGGTGTTTGAGCAAGCTTGTGCAACAGTTAATCAGCTTCTCAACTTGCGTTACCAAGCGGGCTACGACCACAGTTATTATTTTATCTCTAGTTTTATTGAAGACCATATCCGCCATCATGCCGTTACTTTAGGCATTCAGTCAGAATTTCACCGCGAGATATGAGCTAGATTTGCTAATTTTTTTGATGTATTTGTTCATCTGTTTTAACTCATGACAATTTGGCAAGCTGATTTTTACAAGCGTCCGCAAAAGGATGCCACAGAACAAGTATTATGGGAGTTGTCGATTTGTGATCAGACTCGCAGCTTTGAATTTGCAGCTACCTGTCCCCAATCACAAGCAAATTCGACTTGGGTTGCTACACAACTTCAGCTAGCAGCTAATAAAAAATTGCCAGATGTAATTCAGGTGTTTCGTCCCCAGTCTTTGAATTTAATTGCCGCCGCTGGACGCACTTTAGGTATTAATGTCGAACCTAACCGCCGGACTTTGGCATTAAAACAGTGGTTGCAACAAAAGCAATTTCCCTTAGCTGTGGAAAAACCACCCCCAGCACCATTACCAGAAAATCTTTGGGGGGAAGAGTGGCGCTTTGCTAAACTCCCAGCAGGTGATATTGCAGATATTTTCACAGAACGCCCGATTCCCATTTTACAAGTACCAGAATTTCTTAAACCGATTAATCTCGGTTTGGCGTCAACGGTTTCCGTTCCTGGTGTGATAATTTATGGGGGACGGCAATCGATGCGTTTAGCGCGTTGGTTACAGGAAGCTGATCCTGTGGCGTTAAATTATATGTCTGGTGCGCCTGATGGCTTAATTTTAGAAGCGGGTTTGCAAGATAGGTGGATTGTGGCGACGTTTGACGATTCAGAAGTGACAGATGCCGCTAAGGTTTATGAACAGCGGAAACAGCAAAGTCGGGGATTGCATTTTTTGTTGGTGCAGCCTGATGATTCGGGGATGACTTACACCGGTTTTTGGCTGTTGCAGGCGGTAGATTGAACAGGAGGTTGACACTCCCCGGCATAAATGCACGGGGATTCTTGGTTCAACGAGACCACTTAAACTAGATTCCTTGCGTTATCTAGCCCAGAGGTGGGACTCTCCACGCCAGGTGCTTCAAGTCGGCAGAGCCGCCCAACGCACTGGCTCTCAAGCGTTAACTTTCCGGATGCCCTCCGGTAGTTGCATTGCTGCAAGTCCTGTTTGGTTTGAAACTTTCTCGTTTCAAAATTCTGAGTCGTCTAGTTCCTATGAATCTTTTACCTACTGCTAGGAGGAAACTAGAACAATGCAGTAGAACCGCATAGATTCAGTTGTCAAGGTACAGATTGCCGTTAGGCAGTTGGGTTTTTATACAGGTTTATTACCTTTCCTGTTAAAAACATTATAACCCAATAAGTCACTTGTCACTGGGGAATAAATCCCCCAAAAGGCTTTCATCCCCGACTTAAAAGAAATGACTTCATAAAAACTCTTTAGGTTTTTATGAAGTCATTTCGGGGTTTTCAGCCAACATTTTTATAAACTTGGCAAATTATAGTATGATTAAATAGTCATACTAATTAGTAACTCCGTAAGGTAATACAAATGATTAAAGCCACAATTACCTTAGAAGAAGCCAACCTCCGATTTGTAGATAAATACGCACAAGGTAACCGCAGTGCATACATCAATGCACTGCTGGCAGAACGTCGCCGCCAAACTTTGGAAGCAGAAATGATTGCAGCCCTCAAGCAGGATGCTGAAGATCCAGAATATCAGGCTGAAATTGCTGCTTGGGATCATGTTGTTGGAGATGGCATTAATGCCAGGGAGTAATTTAACTTACCGACGGGGAGAAATCCGTTGGGTTAACCTTGATCCAACAGTGGGGGCTGAAGCTTACAAAACCCGTAGTTGTTTGATTGTGCAAAATGACATTATGAATCAGTACGGATTGCTGACAATTGTCATGCCATTTCGACCGGGAAGCAAACAAGCCCCCTATGTTGTGAATGTGAAAGCAACATCAATTAATGGATTAGACCAAGATCGTTTTATTGATGTTGGTCAAATTCGTTCTGTTGATAATAGTCGTATTTTAGGTTTAACAGGTCTTCTTGAGGAAGAATACTGGGAACCCATTCACACAGCTTTAAATATAGTTTTGGGGTTTGTGGTTTAAGGATTTTAAGGAAATAGAAGCGAATTTAGAGGAAATATTGGGTCTCGCGTATCTCCGAAACCTGATTTTTTACCAGCATGAGAGAAAGACTGACAAGGAAACCCAGCTAATAAAATTTCAGGTTCTGATAGTTTATCTATTAGTCGAATATCGCCTAAAGGCTTGTGAGCAAAGTTATTTTTAGAAAATAATTGAGCGTCTGGATTTATTTCGCTACTTAAAACACATTCAGTCTCTATATTTAGGGAATTAGCCGCCTGTTCAATGGCTAATCTAATTCCCCCAAGTCCGGAAGAAAAATCAACAAACCGAATTTTAGGCATGGATATGAAGCTACGTTTAGTAATGAATAATTGGCACAACTAATTATTCATTACTAGCCTTTGGCAGTATGAATACACAAAAACATTGGAGTTTCATTGACGCGATTTCTACTTTGCCTTCACTCGCCCTTGCTTCACCATAGCAATTAGGGTTTGATGAGCATCTTCTGCATCTGCTAAAACATGATCAAACTGAATGCGGACTGGTATCGATTCTTCATTCACTTGTGCTGTTAAATTCATCCCCTCAGCATCAATTGACAGCATCTGTGCTGCTGTGGCATTTGTTACACCACCAAAAGCCTGGCTATAAAGAATTATGGCATCAGCGTGATCTTCATTCATATGCTTGCAGATGCGTGAGCTAATTTCAGCAGAAAATATATCAGACATTGTCAGCTTTAAAGTCGGTTATACAGGAATTGTCTAAATTTTAAGCTATCCCGGTAGAAATTTGTATATTTACCTGGGAGGCAGAAAAAGTCTCAGTCCATTATCCCCAGAGGCAACGGCAGGTTAATTTATGTTTTTGCAAATTAACCTGATTTTTACGATTAAAATTAAAATTATCAATATTTTTTTACCTTTCTTTTCGGAAACTAGAAAGATTAGACTGTAGCAGAAGTGTTCAGCTAAATTATTTAAGCTAAGAGCCGATGAGCGAAAATAGTTACCGTAGAATTGTCATTGGGGATGTACATGGTCACTACAAAGGTTTAATGGCATTGTTGGAGGCGATCGCCCCGACATCAGACGATCAAGTCTATTTTCTAGGAGACTTAATAGATCGCGGACCTCAAAGTTCACAGGTAGTAGAGTTTGTAAAGGAAAGTAACTACTCTTGTTTGCTAGGCAATCATGAGCAGATGTTATTAAGCATTTTGACGAATACAGAGAACTTTTCTTCAATTATGCAAGCATGGCTGTACAGTGGCGGGCAAGCAACCTTGGCGAGTTACCAAGCAGCCACGATTCCCCAAGAACATCTCGATTGGTTTAAGACTTTGCCCACATATCTGGACTTGGGGGATATTTGGTTAGCTCATGCAGGTGTTGATCCTGCTAAACCTGTGTCAGAACAAACCACCGATCAACTCTGCTGGATCCGCGATGAATTTCACAGCATTGAACAACCCTACTTCGCAGATAAGCTGATTATCGTTGGTCATACCATTACCTTTACCCTACCTGGTGTTACTGCTGGTAAACTGGCGCAAGGACAGGGGTGGCTAGACATCGATACTGGTGCTTATCATCCCCGGAGTGGCTGGTTGACTGGATTTGATGCCACAAATAACCTGGTTTATCAAGCTAACGTTTTTAGCGATCGCATCCGCACTCTGCCCAAAGATGAAGCAGTCATCGACATTGATCCCACCCAAGTTAAGATTAATCGCCGCCACAAGCAGCGAGCATAATCTCTCTCGATAATTGGCAGATGGGAAGACAATGGATATTTTTACTGCACAAATCTGCGGACGTTAGCTTGATAAGCAGTATTATCCAACCCATAACCCCCATTGCTAGGCTTGGCTTTAATCTGATTTTTGAGGGCTTTAATGCGATCGCCAGTTGCAGGGTGGGTACTCAAAAATGAGGGGCCAGAACCCTTACTGAGCAGCTTTGTCATAAACGAAACCATTCCAGATTGGGCATAACCAGAGCGTGTCAAAGCGGTTAAACCTCTTTTATCAGCATCAAATTCATCTTGACGACTGCGGGGACGGTTGAGCGCTAGGTCTACACCAATACCTACTACTTGATTCCGATTTAAACCTGTTACTGTGGCTACACCACTAGCGATGGATTTTTGCCGTATCTGTTCTATTAAGTGTTTTCCCTCAATATGACCCATTTCATGGGCGAGTACACTAGCTAGTTCTGCTTCATTGTCTGCGGTCTTCATCAAACCCGTGTTGACATAAACAAAGCCTCCCAGAGTGGCAAAAGCGTTAACAGCATCATCATCAACTACCTGGAAGGTATAGGGGAGATTGGGGCGACTGCTATTAGCTACTAAACGCCGCCCAATTTGCTCAACATAGCGATTTATCTCGGTATTGCGGTTAATTCGCACACCGTCGCCAAGCAATTCCTGATTCATCTGTTTGCCAATTCCAACTTCATCGCTCATCGATAAATTAGACAGTTGAATTATCTGCGATACTTGTGGAGCTATCTCTGCTCCCTTGCGTATAATCTGCCAGATGTCTATAGCCCTTGCCTGAAGGGGTGTACTCAGGCACAGACTCAGGGCGACGACTGCCGAAATTAATGGATAAAACCAGCGACGACGCCACAAACGGTAATTTGTCAAATAGCTTTTCCAATTGTTCATGATCCGGTTGTTCGATAATTGTGAGAGAACATTAAGTTAAGGGACGGATTTAGAGCTTTCTATGTTGCATTCTAAACTTAAGACCGAAGATGGGAGATCCTCCCTATGGGACTAAAGCATTCATTAGTGAAAATACTTATGCATTTGGCGCGATGGGGCATTTTTCAATTCAACCCAACTGGCTTTTTTCCCACAGCCACAACTCAGAGGTTTGGTTGCCAGCGCTCGGAACTTCCGCAGTCATGATAAACTGGCGCATAACTGCAACGCCCAGCCGCTTCGAGTTGTGCCCAAACAGGTAAAATTGCCGTTTCCCTGAAAAACATTGCTGCTACAATCAATTACTCCGCTCATATCTGGGAAAATTTGTTATGGCTATTTTAGATTCCAAAGGTCGCTTGTTTGGCAAAATTAACTTTCTCGATTTAGGTGCTGCCCTAGTAATTCTGCTAGTTATATTTGGCATTTTTCTCTTTCCGGGAACTTCCGGTTCAGTTGCCCAAATCGGTGAGGAAAAAGTACCTATTGAAGTAGATTTAGTAGTTCGTGGTTTGAATGTGCGTGACCCTGAGCAGTTATTCAAAAACGGATTAACAAAAGGCGGGAAAACTAATGTAATTATCCGCAATCAACCCCACGGGCAGATTGAAATTAAATCTATTAAACAGCTACCAAGAACAATAAATGTTACCCAACCTGATGGGACTGTTAAAGAATTGCCAGATCCCAAAACAAACAATTTTAGTACAGATTTACTTTTGACTTTAGACGGTAAAGCCCGAAAAACAGACAATGGATTAGTTCTTGGTAACAGTAAAGTAAAAATTGGTATGCCTTTTGAATTAGAAGGCTTCAATTACAGCTTTAACGCCACTGTTATCGATGTCAGAGAGAAAAACAAATAATATTATCTTTTTTTGAGCTTCTATTCCCCCATTGCCTGCCCGATGGGGGATATTTTTGATTATGATAACTTACTCATTAAGTAAGGGTAAAAATAGACGAATTAAGCCAATTGTCACTGCT includes the following:
- a CDS encoding type II toxin-antitoxin system PemK/MazF family toxin, with protein sequence MPGSNLTYRRGEIRWVNLDPTVGAEAYKTRSCLIVQNDIMNQYGLLTIVMPFRPGSKQAPYVVNVKATSINGLDQDRFIDVGQIRSVDNSRILGLTGLLEEEYWEPIHTALNIVLGFVV
- a CDS encoding metallophosphoesterase family protein; this encodes MSENSYRRIVIGDVHGHYKGLMALLEAIAPTSDDQVYFLGDLIDRGPQSSQVVEFVKESNYSCLLGNHEQMLLSILTNTENFSSIMQAWLYSGGQATLASYQAATIPQEHLDWFKTLPTYLDLGDIWLAHAGVDPAKPVSEQTTDQLCWIRDEFHSIEQPYFADKLIIVGHTITFTLPGVTAGKLAQGQGWLDIDTGAYHPRSGWLTGFDATNNLVYQANVFSDRIRTLPKDEAVIDIDPTQVKINRRHKQRA
- a CDS encoding Tab2/Atab2 family RNA-binding protein, with the protein product MTIWQADFYKRPQKDATEQVLWELSICDQTRSFEFAATCPQSQANSTWVATQLQLAANKKLPDVIQVFRPQSLNLIAAAGRTLGINVEPNRRTLALKQWLQQKQFPLAVEKPPPAPLPENLWGEEWRFAKLPAGDIADIFTERPIPILQVPEFLKPINLGLASTVSVPGVIIYGGRQSMRLARWLQEADPVALNYMSGAPDGLILEAGLQDRWIVATFDDSEVTDAAKVYEQRKQQSRGLHFLLVQPDDSGMTYTGFWLLQAVD
- a CDS encoding M48 family metallopeptidase, with the protein product MNNWKSYLTNYRLWRRRWFYPLISAVVALSLCLSTPLQARAIDIWQIIRKGAEIAPQVSQIIQLSNLSMSDEVGIGKQMNQELLGDGVRINRNTEINRYVEQIGRRLVANSSRPNLPYTFQVVDDDAVNAFATLGGFVYVNTGLMKTADNEAELASVLAHEMGHIEGKHLIEQIRQKSIASGVATVTGLNRNQVVGIGVDLALNRPRSRQDEFDADKRGLTALTRSGYAQSGMVSFMTKLLSKGSGPSFLSTHPATGDRIKALKNQIKAKPSNGGYGLDNTAYQANVRRFVQ
- a CDS encoding DUF4330 domain-containing protein; the encoded protein is MAILDSKGRLFGKINFLDLGAALVILLVIFGIFLFPGTSGSVAQIGEEKVPIEVDLVVRGLNVRDPEQLFKNGLTKGGKTNVIIRNQPHGQIEIKSIKQLPRTINVTQPDGTVKELPDPKTNNFSTDLLLTLDGKARKTDNGLVLGNSKVKIGMPFELEGFNYSFNATVIDVREKNK
- the fghA gene encoding S-formylglutathione hydrolase — translated: MTNLNLISEYKSFGGQVGFYSHPSSTCNGEMCFAVYQPPQATQKPVPVLYFLSGLTCTEENFMVKAGAQRYAAEYGLMLVTPDTSPRNTGIVGEDDEWDFGTGAGFYVDATTAKWRSHYQMYSYVVQELPALINAHFPTQPDKQGIFGHSMGGHGALVCALRNPQLYKSVSAFAPITAPMRCPWGQKAFSRYLGSNQETWLAYDASELIKQVRYHSSILIDQGTADKFLTEQLLPEVFEQACATVNQLLNLRYQAGYDHSYYFISSFIEDHIRHHAVTLGIQSEFHREI
- a CDS encoding DUF2470 domain-containing protein; this encodes MSDIFSAEISSRICKHMNEDHADAIILYSQAFGGVTNATAAQMLSIDAEGMNLTAQVNEESIPVRIQFDHVLADAEDAHQTLIAMVKQGRVKAK
- a CDS encoding DNA cytosine methyltransferase, yielding MPKIRFVDFSSGLGGIRLAIEQAANSLNIETECVLSSEINPDAQLFSKNNFAHKPLGDIRLIDKLSEPEILLAGFPCQSFSHAGKKSGFGDTRDPIFPLNSLLFP